The Bacteriovorax sp. PP10 nucleotide sequence ACATTCCAGCGATCAGTGACTATTTAGACAGTAAACCTTCGCTGAGTGAGGGATTATTAGAGAGAATTGAAAACAATTCGGTTATTAAATCGAAAATTCAAAATCTTTATAATTCAGCAAAAACTGGATTTGGTAAACTCGATATTGCTTCTTTCGCGCTTAAGTTGAATATTATTTCTAAAAGCGAATATTTAGATACAGAGAAAAAGGCAATGTTGACGTATTTGCAACCTCCTGTATCAGTCGGCTCCCGTGATGCAATTTGCAGTTATAATGCAAAAAATAATATTAATCTAAAGAAGAGTGATTTAAGCAATAAGGTTTTTTCAGATTTTAATGCACTTCTAGCTCTAAAATGCTTAGAGGTTAAAGACCCAGAAATTATTAATGCGATTTTGGATGTTGCTCAATCTAAGTCTAGTCTCGATAATAGATTAGGGGCGATTTATGCCTTAGCGGTTGTTGGGCCTGATAATATTAAGACTTTAAAATATTTAGAAGGTAATTTATTAAATTCTAAAATTAGCGATGCAGAAAAAGGTTTAAGTTTAATGGCGCTTGCTGAAACGGGGTATATTTCAGATGTAATGATTTTACGTCTTGTGAAGATGCTTAAATCCAAAAGTGTTTTTCGCATAAACAATGAAAGTATGCCGGAGAGAGTGGCCGGTCTTGGTGCTTTAAGTATGATGCAATTTAAAACATACGATCAGGTTAAGACCGTTTGTAAGGTTGTAGGAGAAAGCAAAAAAATTGACTACCAAGATTATGAAAATCTCGTTATGGCGCTTGAAAAGCTTCCCCCTGAGGAGCGTAGTAAGTTTTTTCAAGACACTAAATTTGAAAACAAAACCTTTTATAATGAATTAAAAAAGGTTGCTTCTCAATACAACGTGACTGAATAAATTAAAGCTTCTTTAAATACTCTTCTTTTTTAGATTTATATTCTTCTTCAGTTAAAATCCCTTTTTGGTAAAGGTTGTAAAGCTCTTCAAGAGATTGAGAGTCTACGCGTTTTTCTGCTGAATTGTTTGATCCTTTATCAGTTCCAAAAATCACTTTGCATTGAGCGACGAAAATTTGCCAGAAGTTGTTTTCTGCAAATGTTTCTTCAACAACCACTGTTTCAGCAACCATATCGTGGAAAGTTTGTTTTTTGTCTGTGAAAAGTGAAATGAAGTACCCAAGACACAAGAACATCCCAGAAACCCAAGACAGAGCGTATCTGATAATTGAATCTTTGATTGTTAACTGTCTTCCGTCTGCTTTTAAAACGGCAATCTTCATAAGCGCTTTACCTGGAGTGGCACGAAGTGGAGAAGTTTCAAACACCACGTGATAAAAACCACCTAAAAGGAAGGCAAGGATTTGCGGGAAAAAGGCCACAAGTAGAAGAATGGCCATGATGACCCAAATAACAAGAGCGTCTAAAATAAACGCAGCTGCGCGCTTCCAAAATCCAGCATAAATCATACAAATTCCTTAAGTGAAGGTTACCCAGAATATTTATCATCAAATGTGAGATTTTCCCAGTGATTTACACGTTTTTCGACATCTCGCACGGTTTTTTTTCAAGGCTTGTATGATCTAATTGGCCGACATATTTCAATCAGTTAAGGAAGTTTATGAATCAAGATTTTTACGAGTGGATACTACTCATCGGAAGATGGCTGCATATTACAGTTGCAGTGACATGGATTGGTACCAGCATTTTCTTTATGTGGCTTGATCGTACATTCCAAAGAAATATGGAATCAACTAATGAAGGACACGTCGGCGAAGTCTGGATGGTTCACGGTGGTGGATTTTATCACGTCGAAAAATTACTTATGGGCCCGACGAAAGTTCCAAAAGATCTTCACTGGTTTAAGTGGGAAGCTTACTGGACGTGGTTATCAGGTGCTTTTTTAGTTTTTATGATTTTCTATACAGGAGATGCCACTTATCTTCTGGATTCAAGTGTATCGAATATCACTTACACTCAGGCCGTGTGCCTGGGAATTTTTACTTTAGTTGGTTCATGGATTTTCTATGATTTTTTATGGGAGAGAAAACTTACTAAAGATAAACCAATCGTCGGTCACATCCTGACTCTGGCATGGTTTTTTGGAATGACTTATCTTTTATGTAAAACACTAAGTGGTAGAGCAGCTTACATCCACATCGGTGGGATGCTTGGGACATGGATGACGGCCAACGTGTTCATGAGAATTATTCCTCGTCAGTTGAAAATGGTTGAAGCTTCAAAAAGTGGAACACCGGTTAATCAGGAATGGGCGAAAAACGCTAAGAACAGATCAACTCATAATACTTATTTTACTCTTCCAGTAATTTTGATCATGATTTCAAATCACTTTCCTATGACTTATGGAAGTGATTACAACTGGCTTATCCTGCTTTGTTTAAGTGGTGCCGGTGCTTGTATCAGAGAGTACTTTGTTGGGAGACTTAAAACTCCAGGAAGATCAAAAATCTTTGGTGCTCTTGGTGTGATTATTATTGCAACGGTTATGTTTTTTACGACTGGTGGAAATAACCCTGAAGTAAGTGTTGAATCAACTCCTGCTCCAGTGGCCGTTGAAAAACAATCAGCAGAGGTCGCTCCTGAAACACCTGTTGCTGAAGCTCCTGCTGCGACAACAGCGGCACCTGCGAATCCTGAAGCTTCTGCAGTTGCTGCAACTTCAAATGCAACTGTCGACGTAAAAGGACTTATCACTTTTACAGGAACACCACCTCAAGGTAAAAAATTAACTCTACCAGGTGGATGTAAAGAAGGTGGATCTAAATTCACTGATGAAGTCATCGTCAACAACGGAAAACTAGAAAACGTTTTAGTAAGAGTTGTGAAAGGTCTTGAAGGAAAAACTTATACTGATGTTCCCACTGAACCAGTTGTCTTGAATCAAAAAAATTGCATCTACCATCCAAGAATGGCAGCTGCGAGAGTTGGTCAGGAAGTTGTGTTCGTTAACAGCGATCCAGTTTTTCACAATGTTCGCTCAATCAGTAAAAGTAATGAGAAATTCAATTTAGCGATGCCTAAAAAAGATCAGCGCATTTCTAAGCGCTTTGATAAACCAGAATTTTTCGTTCAGGCAAAATGTAGTATCCATCCATGGATGTCGGCTAACCTTGCGATCGTTGAGCACCCATTTTTTGCTGTTTCTGATGTTAAGGGAGAGTTCACAATCAAAAAACTTCCTGTTGGAACTTACACAATTGAAGTGTGGCATGAAGTGTTTGGTGTTCAGACGAAAGAGATTACTGTCACTGAAAATGGCAAACCTGATTTGAATTTTAACTATAAACTTTAAGAGAATAAAAATGATTAGCACACACATACTAGATACGAGCTTAGGGATGGCGGCAAAAGATGTCCGCGTTGTTCTGGAAAAACATGATGGATTGGCATGGAGTGTTTTATCTGAAGATAAAACCAATGCCGATGGCCGAATTGTTTTCAACTGCCCAAATGTTGCCGGTGAATACCGACTGACATTTGATATTGTCGATTACTACAAAGCAAAAGGACAAGAGTCATTCTTTTTAAATACGCCTGTCTCTTTCAGAGTTACTGACGTTAATAGAAAATACCACGTTCCACTTTTATTGAATCCTTACGGATACAGCACTTATAGAGGTACATAGAAATGAAATCTTTTGAAATACCATATTATCATGACTATATTTCCCCTGAAATTTGTGCATCTCTAAAAGAGCATGCACAAAACTATAAGGGTGTTGAAGGCCTGGTTCATATCGGAGCGAGTGGAGGATTAGAAACTCCTGAGTCTATGAAGTTTTTATGTGAGCTTTATGAAAAAACAAAAGGCGAGCTGGCCCAAGTTTTAGAGCAAAGAATACTCGACAGAAAGTTCATCGATGAAAGAACAGCTTCTTGTTATAAATTCAATCAATCCTTAAAGATTGATTTCGAATCGAGCGATTATAAAACAATTTTAGGTCATGAAGACTCTCGCGGACGCGTGGTCATCGGGCCATTAAGTACATTGTATGCCAAAAAAGGTGGAGGAAAACCTATTTCCGAAATCCCTGAGTACTTAAAAGGCAATCATGTGACTCTTTTTGGGCCACCTGATAATGCCAAACTTTCTATCAATGCGATGAACGCTTATCACAGAAAATTAAAAGGTGAGCCTCAGATCGTTGAAGAGCTTTTAAAAACTCACATCAGCACTCCTAAATGGGGAGCAGACGATGAAGATTCAAAAACACCACTGAGAGAAGACCTGATTTCTGCCGGCGAAAACCTTACACATTGTTTCGATAGAACAATTAAAGTCGTCGAT carries:
- a CDS encoding RDD family protein, whose protein sequence is MIYAGFWKRAAAFILDALVIWVIMAILLLVAFFPQILAFLLGGFYHVVFETSPLRATPGKALMKIAVLKADGRQLTIKDSIIRYALSWVSGMFLCLGYFISLFTDKKQTFHDMVAETVVVEETFAENNFWQIFVAQCKVIFGTDKGSNNSAEKRVDSQSLEELYNLYQKGILTEEEYKSKKEEYLKKL
- a CDS encoding urate hydroxylase PuuD, with translation MNQDFYEWILLIGRWLHITVAVTWIGTSIFFMWLDRTFQRNMESTNEGHVGEVWMVHGGGFYHVEKLLMGPTKVPKDLHWFKWEAYWTWLSGAFLVFMIFYTGDATYLLDSSVSNITYTQAVCLGIFTLVGSWIFYDFLWERKLTKDKPIVGHILTLAWFFGMTYLLCKTLSGRAAYIHIGGMLGTWMTANVFMRIIPRQLKMVEASKSGTPVNQEWAKNAKNRSTHNTYFTLPVILIMISNHFPMTYGSDYNWLILLCLSGAGACIREYFVGRLKTPGRSKIFGALGVIIIATVMFFTTGGNNPEVSVESTPAPVAVEKQSAEVAPETPVAEAPAATTAAPANPEASAVAATSNATVDVKGLITFTGTPPQGKKLTLPGGCKEGGSKFTDEVIVNNGKLENVLVRVVKGLEGKTYTDVPTEPVVLNQKNCIYHPRMAAARVGQEVVFVNSDPVFHNVRSISKSNEKFNLAMPKKDQRISKRFDKPEFFVQAKCSIHPWMSANLAIVEHPFFAVSDVKGEFTIKKLPVGTYTIEVWHEVFGVQTKEITVTENGKPDLNFNYKL
- the uraH gene encoding hydroxyisourate hydrolase, which produces MISTHILDTSLGMAAKDVRVVLEKHDGLAWSVLSEDKTNADGRIVFNCPNVAGEYRLTFDIVDYYKAKGQESFFLNTPVSFRVTDVNRKYHVPLLLNPYGYSTYRGT